From Chiloscyllium punctatum isolate Juve2018m chromosome 36, sChiPun1.3, whole genome shotgun sequence, the proteins below share one genomic window:
- the LOC140460212 gene encoding uncharacterized protein, translating into MVKPWKCGDCAKEFRSPSELEAHRRSHTGERPFTCSVCGKGFSKSSTLQTHQRVHTGERPFICSECGRGFTHSWNLQTHRRVHSGERPFTCCECGKAFSRLCSLQTHQRVHTGERLFVCLECGQGFTDSSNLWKHRRIHTGERPFTCSRCGKGFGDSSHLLTHQRVHTGERPFPCSVCGKDFTQLSNLLTHRRVHTGERPFNCSACGKGFTQLCSLQKHQRVHK; encoded by the coding sequence ATGGTGAAGCCGTGGAAATGCGGGGACTGTGCAAAGGAATTCCGTTCCCCGTCTGAGCTGGAAGCCCATCGGCGCAGTCATACTGGGGAGAGACCCTttacctgctctgtgtgtgggaagggattcagcaAATCATCCACCCTGCAGacacaccagcgggtccacaccggggagcggCCTTTCATCTGCTCCGAGTGCGGGAGGGGCTTCACTCACTCGTGGAACTTAcagacccaccggcgggtccacagcggggagaggccattcacctgctgcgAGTGCGGGAAAGCCTTCAGTCGCTTGTGTAGCCTGCAGACCCACCAGCGGGTgcacaccggggagaggctgtTTGTTTGCTTGGAGTGCGGGCAGGGATTCACCGACTCCTCCAACCTGTGGAAGCACCGGCGAATTCACACCGGGGAGCGGCCCTTCACCTGCTCCAGGTGTGGCAAGGGATTCGGCGACTCATCCcatctgctgacccaccagcgggtacACACCGGTGAGAGGCCGTTCCCCTGCTCTGTCTGCGGGAAGGATTTCACCCAGTTATCCAACTTGCTAACCCACCGGCgagttcacaccggggagaggccgttcaacTGCTCCGcctgcgggaagggcttcactcAGTTGTGCAGCCTGCAGAAACACCAGCGCGTTCACAAGTGA